In a genomic window of Nostoc sp. UHCC 0870:
- a CDS encoding NAD-dependent epimerase/dehydratase family protein, whose translation MARVIVTGVAGFIGSHLAQTLLEQGKEVIGIDEFNDYYEPMLKRKNIAHLQSSPNFTLIESNIQGLDWSTLLQDVDVVYHQAAQAGVRASWGQGFRAYTERNINATQVILEAAKDAKQLTRFVFASTSSIYGDAETLPTHEGIPPQPVSPYGITKLAAERLCGLYHKNFGVPFVSLRYFTVYGPRQRPDMAFHKFFKAVLQDEAIPIYGDGQQTRDFTFVKDAVAANLAAATVPQAVGEIFNIGGGSRVVLAEVLNTMEGIVGKPIKRNHIEKAMGDARHTAADVSKARQILGYQPQVSLKEGLTQEWEWIKALYS comes from the coding sequence ATGGCTAGAGTTATTGTTACTGGGGTTGCAGGATTTATAGGTTCTCATCTTGCACAAACTTTGCTAGAACAAGGTAAAGAAGTAATTGGTATCGATGAATTTAACGATTACTACGAACCTATGTTAAAACGCAAGAATATTGCTCATTTACAATCTTCACCTAACTTCACCTTAATTGAGAGCAATATTCAGGGTTTAGATTGGTCAACATTATTGCAAGATGTAGATGTTGTTTACCATCAAGCAGCTCAAGCCGGAGTCAGAGCTAGTTGGGGTCAAGGTTTTCGTGCTTATACTGAACGCAACATCAACGCTACACAAGTAATCTTAGAAGCCGCCAAAGATGCCAAACAATTAACAAGGTTCGTGTTTGCCTCTACATCTAGCATCTATGGTGATGCAGAAACATTACCTACTCATGAAGGCATTCCCCCGCAACCAGTTTCTCCCTATGGTATTACGAAACTAGCGGCCGAGCGTTTGTGTGGTCTGTATCACAAAAATTTTGGTGTGCCTTTTGTCTCTCTACGTTATTTCACCGTTTACGGCCCCAGACAAAGGCCTGATATGGCGTTTCATAAATTTTTCAAAGCTGTTTTGCAGGATGAGGCAATTCCCATCTATGGCGATGGACAGCAAACACGAGACTTTACATTTGTCAAAGATGCCGTAGCTGCGAATTTAGCAGCCGCTACTGTACCTCAAGCAGTAGGTGAAATTTTCAATATCGGTGGCGGTAGCAGAGTAGTTTTAGCTGAAGTCCTCAACACGATGGAAGGAATTGTGGGTAAACCCATCAAAAGAAACCATATAGAGAAAGCAATGGGAGATGCTAGACACACGGCGGCTGATGTGTCTAAAGCACGGCAAATTTTAGGATATCAGCCTCAAGTTTCTCTCAAGGAAGGATTGACCCAAGAATGGGAATGGATTAAAGCTTTATATAGTTAA
- the nblS gene encoding two-component system sensor histidine kinase NblS — MLSLLKTIREAIANWWSEFTLQTKLLAVATLVVSLVMSGLTFWAVNTIQQDARMNDTRFGRDLGLLLAANVTPLVADNNLTEVAKFSERFYSSTSSIRYMLYADETGKIYFGIPFWEPEVENSLTIERRIELPEDYPQEWDKPMVRQHMTPDGAVTDVFIPLIVNKKNLGILAIGINPNQTAVISTNFTRDVTIAVFITIWVMVILAGVINALTITKPIKELLVGVKEIAAGNFQQRIDLPLGGELGELILNFNEMAERLERYEEQNIEELTAEKAKLETLVSTIADGAVLIDNNMQVILVNPTARHIFGWEGSDDVVGSNVLHHLPPTVQMEISKPLYQMAAGERESAEFRIFLSQPIKRTIRILLTTVLNLQRESIKGIAITVQDITREVELNEAKSQFISNVSHELRTPLFNIKSFIETLHEYGEELSLEEKREFLQTVNHETDRLTRLVNDVLDLSKLESGKIYNFYGVDLAQAIEQTLRTYQLNARDKGIELLQEVAPNLPLVMGNYDLLLQVLANLVGNALKFTVAGGKVAIRTYPLDITPTSSNQPAQVRIEISDTGIGIAPEDQQAIFDRFFRVENRVHTLEGTGLGLSIVRNIIERHHSRVHLVSEVSVGTTFWFDLSIFEETPKKEIEIPSEIGV; from the coding sequence ATGCTGTCGCTGTTAAAAACAATCCGAGAAGCGATCGCCAATTGGTGGTCAGAGTTCACTCTCCAAACTAAACTTTTGGCCGTGGCTACTTTAGTAGTCTCCCTAGTCATGAGTGGTTTAACTTTCTGGGCGGTGAATACCATCCAGCAAGATGCCCGCATGAATGACACCCGCTTTGGACGGGATCTGGGGCTACTATTGGCGGCTAACGTTACCCCTCTGGTAGCTGATAATAATCTTACAGAGGTAGCCAAATTTTCTGAACGCTTTTATAGCAGTACCTCTAGCATCCGCTATATGCTGTATGCGGATGAGACTGGGAAAATCTATTTTGGGATTCCTTTTTGGGAACCTGAAGTAGAAAACTCACTGACAATTGAGCGACGAATCGAACTCCCAGAAGATTATCCTCAAGAGTGGGATAAGCCAATGGTGCGGCAACACATGACCCCAGATGGGGCTGTGACCGATGTGTTTATTCCTCTGATTGTTAATAAAAAAAACTTAGGTATATTAGCGATCGGGATCAACCCCAACCAAACAGCAGTTATTTCCACTAACTTCACCCGTGATGTCACCATTGCCGTATTTATCACAATTTGGGTAATGGTGATTTTGGCAGGAGTAATTAACGCTTTAACTATCACTAAGCCGATTAAAGAACTGCTAGTAGGGGTAAAAGAAATCGCCGCAGGCAACTTCCAGCAGCGTATTGACTTACCCCTAGGCGGCGAATTAGGAGAGCTAATTTTAAACTTTAATGAAATGGCCGAGCGTCTAGAACGCTACGAAGAACAAAATATAGAGGAATTAACCGCAGAAAAAGCCAAACTCGAAACCCTAGTTTCCACGATCGCTGATGGTGCTGTCTTAATTGACAATAATATGCAGGTAATTTTAGTCAACCCCACAGCACGGCACATTTTTGGTTGGGAAGGTAGCGATGATGTAGTAGGCAGTAATGTTTTGCATCACTTACCGCCAACAGTGCAAATGGAAATATCCAAACCTTTATACCAAATGGCTGCCGGCGAACGTGAAAGTGCTGAGTTTCGCATTTTCTTAAGTCAACCCATTAAGCGTACTATTCGCATTCTCTTAACTACGGTACTCAATTTACAACGGGAGAGTATCAAAGGTATTGCTATCACCGTGCAAGATATCACCCGTGAGGTAGAACTAAACGAAGCTAAAAGCCAATTTATCAGCAACGTTTCCCACGAACTGCGAACGCCATTATTTAATATCAAATCTTTTATCGAAACTCTGCACGAGTACGGCGAAGAATTAAGCTTAGAAGAAAAACGGGAATTCCTGCAAACGGTTAATCATGAAACCGATCGCTTGACTCGCTTAGTTAATGATGTTTTAGATTTATCTAAGCTAGAATCTGGCAAGATTTACAACTTCTATGGTGTAGATTTAGCCCAAGCCATTGAGCAAACCCTGCGGACATATCAACTCAACGCTAGAGATAAAGGTATCGAACTCTTACAAGAAGTTGCCCCCAATTTACCTTTAGTTATGGGTAATTATGATTTGTTGCTGCAAGTCTTAGCTAATTTGGTGGGTAATGCCCTCAAATTTACTGTAGCCGGCGGCAAAGTAGCCATCCGTACCTATCCGCTAGATATCACACCCACATCATCCAATCAGCCTGCACAAGTTAGGATAGAAATATCTGATACAGGTATTGGTATCGCCCCAGAAGACCAACAGGCTATTTTTGACCGTTTCTTCCGTGTCGAGAACCGCGTTCACACCTTAGAAGGTACAGGTTTGGGTCTATCGATTGTCAGAAATATTATTGAAAGACACCACAGCAGAGTCCATTTGGTCAGTGAAGTCAGTGTGGGTACTACTTTTTGGTTTGATTTAAGTATTTTTGAAGAAACACCAAAGAAAGAGATTGAGATTCCTAGTGAAATAGGGGTGTAG
- a CDS encoding ferredoxin reductase family protein, translating to MRSLLMKNPVVIGASWIAAYIVIILLPLLILLLYPPTPSNERSFWLEFSAALGFIGLAMMAMQFALTARINRIEASYGVDLILQFHRYTSIVALFFILVHPIILFIDNPETLQLLNFIQAPWRARAAVIATLALIAIMVTSIWRKQLNIPYEPWRIAHGILAVIIVGFGLGHALGVGNYLGLFWKAVIWTGIALTAVWLLIYVRLIKPYLMLKKPYLVEAVIPQRGDVWNLVLRPRGHPGIHFQPGQFAWITLEISPFRMREHPFSFASSAENCQRIEFGIKAVGDFTNTIKDVNPGTKAFLDGPYGVFTTDRYENTAGFVFIAGGIGITPIISMLVTLAERKDERPLLLIYANKTWEDITYREEIEELKDKLDLTVIHVIKEPPEDWSGESGYVDKELLERYIPKRPATRNYFICAVPKMMDQVERALHELDVPVTNIHMEHYNLV from the coding sequence ATGAGAAGCTTATTGATGAAAAATCCCGTAGTCATAGGGGCATCTTGGATAGCTGCATATATTGTAATTATCCTATTACCTCTATTGATACTACTTTTATATCCACCTACACCAAGTAATGAACGTAGTTTTTGGTTAGAATTTTCTGCTGCTTTGGGTTTTATCGGTTTAGCGATGATGGCAATGCAATTTGCCTTAACCGCACGGATTAACCGTATCGAAGCCTCATACGGCGTTGACTTGATTTTGCAATTTCACCGCTACACTTCGATAGTTGCATTATTTTTCATTCTCGTTCACCCTATAATTCTGTTTATTGATAACCCAGAGACACTGCAATTATTGAATTTTATTCAAGCACCGTGGCGAGCTAGAGCAGCAGTTATCGCTACTTTAGCCTTGATTGCCATTATGGTTACTTCCATTTGGCGGAAGCAGCTGAATATCCCCTATGAACCTTGGCGGATAGCTCATGGTATCTTGGCAGTGATCATCGTGGGATTTGGTTTAGGACACGCCTTGGGTGTGGGTAACTACCTGGGACTCTTTTGGAAAGCAGTTATTTGGACTGGTATTGCCTTAACTGCTGTGTGGTTGCTGATTTATGTCCGCCTGATTAAACCCTATTTGATGCTGAAAAAACCCTACCTAGTGGAAGCAGTCATCCCTCAACGTGGTGATGTGTGGAATTTGGTTTTGCGTCCCAGAGGACACCCAGGAATACATTTCCAACCAGGTCAATTTGCTTGGATTACTCTAGAAATTTCACCGTTTAGAATGCGGGAACACCCATTTTCTTTTGCATCTAGTGCAGAAAATTGCCAACGCATTGAATTTGGCATTAAGGCTGTAGGAGATTTTACCAACACCATCAAAGATGTCAACCCTGGTACTAAAGCTTTCCTGGATGGACCTTATGGAGTTTTTACCACAGACCGCTATGAAAATACAGCCGGATTTGTTTTCATTGCTGGCGGTATCGGTATCACACCAATTATAAGTATGCTTGTTACCTTAGCAGAACGCAAAGATGAACGTCCATTACTACTCATATATGCAAATAAGACTTGGGAAGATATAACTTATCGTGAGGAAATTGAAGAATTAAAGGATAAATTAGACTTAACAGTAATTCATGTGATTAAAGAACCTCCAGAGGATTGGTCAGGAGAAAGTGGCTATGTTGATAAAGAACTGCTAGAACGCTATATTCCTAAGCGTCCAGCAACTCGAAATTACTTTATTTGTGCTGTACCAAAAATGATGGATCAGGTAGAGAGAGCGTTACATGAATTGGATGTACCTGTAACTAATATCCACATGGAACACTACAACCTTGTTTAA
- a CDS encoding polysaccharide deacetylase family protein, which yields MTDNHEQASLKTSKPQNFPLSLGLVSVISLAVLNLNHTEPTVPILGFHGLVDMKNTSLALNTNEMQYSKQELEKILDYLVVNDYWFLSTQDLYDFFLTKSQEIPAKNRRQKPIMISFDDGYKSVHTKLLPILSKLEKKYNKKIKVVLFINPGNLAKPGINSKTHLGCQELREGLQKGFYDIQSHGLKHKDLTKLSRRELLRELVQARTILRQCTQDLDPKQKVASHFAYPYGATNKQVALYVSRYYLTGYLYNNEVLNHTCINNYYQIPRLMVNRQKSPKELIYMAEKQHPINKQESAEC from the coding sequence ATGACCGATAACCACGAACAAGCATCATTAAAAACTTCCAAACCCCAGAATTTTCCGTTGAGCCTAGGTCTAGTTTCTGTAATCTCATTAGCAGTGCTTAATTTAAATCACACTGAGCCGACAGTACCTATTTTGGGATTTCATGGCCTTGTAGATATGAAGAATACTAGCCTAGCTCTCAACACTAATGAAATGCAGTATTCTAAACAAGAGCTAGAGAAAATATTAGACTATTTAGTTGTTAATGACTACTGGTTTTTATCAACTCAAGATTTATATGATTTTTTCTTAACTAAATCCCAAGAAATCCCAGCTAAAAATCGCCGACAAAAGCCAATCATGATTTCTTTTGATGATGGTTATAAATCAGTACATACAAAATTACTGCCTATCTTATCGAAGCTAGAAAAAAAATATAATAAAAAAATAAAAGTTGTCTTATTTATCAATCCCGGCAATTTAGCTAAACCTGGAATTAATAGTAAAACTCACTTGGGATGTCAGGAGTTAAGGGAAGGGTTACAAAAGGGTTTTTATGATATTCAATCTCATGGTTTAAAGCATAAAGATTTAACTAAACTATCTCGGCGAGAGTTACTTAGAGAACTTGTACAAGCTAGAACAATCTTAAGGCAATGTACACAAGATTTAGATCCCAAACAGAAGGTAGCATCTCACTTTGCCTATCCCTATGGAGCTACTAATAAACAGGTAGCATTATATGTTTCTAGATATTATCTTACGGGATATTTATATAACAATGAAGTTTTAAATCACACTTGCATAAATAATTATTATCAAATTCCTCGCCTCATGGTTAATCGACAAAAATCACCTAAAGAACTTATATACATGGCCGAAAAGCAACATCCAATTAACAAGCAGGAGAGTGCTGAGTGCTGA
- a CDS encoding phage holin family protein: protein MVGLIITWLVTAISFLIISRLPIGVEIDNFGKALITAAVFGILNALLLPILTLFTLPFIIITLGLFFFVLNSIIFGLSAAIVPGFRLRYGFWSALLGSLALAIINSILLRLIAPLT from the coding sequence ATGGTTGGTTTGATAATTACTTGGTTAGTTACAGCCATCAGCTTTTTAATTATTTCTCGACTGCCGATAGGAGTAGAAATAGACAATTTTGGTAAAGCATTAATTACCGCCGCAGTTTTTGGTATTTTGAATGCGCTTTTGCTCCCTATTTTAACCTTATTCACCTTGCCGTTTATTATTATTACTTTAGGCTTATTTTTCTTTGTTCTCAATTCAATTATCTTTGGCTTATCAGCTGCTATAGTGCCTGGTTTCCGATTAAGATACGGCTTTTGGAGTGCTTTGCTTGGCTCACTTGCTTTGGCAATCATTAATTCTATTCTCTTGAGACTTATAGCACCGCTTACCTAA
- a CDS encoding ABC exporter membrane fusion protein, translated as MVRDIAAKSSAFFKPSSRPFIILAAATGFAIAGLNGYRFWQSQAQSSNASETTQVSLPPVTTVTALGRLEPKGTIIKVSAPSSSQGSRVETLLVKEGDRVKAGQVIAILDNRDRLQAAYQEAQSAVKFAQINLEKVQLGAKAGEIAAQRAEISRLQAQTVGSNGEQQQTVARLEAQWQGETTAQQATIKRLAAELKNAEVEFQRYQQLYTDGAISQSAYDSKRLSVDTITQQWDEAKANLQRIDSTGRKQISEAKTALARINATGDQQVNAAAATLEKIAEVRPVDIAAAKAEVNRAIASAKQAQANLAQTYVKSPQDGVIFDIHTRAGEVVSNDGIVEIGQTNEMYAVVEVYQSDVNKVLPGQQVQISSNSLQGQLQGTVDWIGWKVKRQNIINTDPSENIDSRVVEVHVQLDETSSDKAAKFTNLQIKAVIQL; from the coding sequence ATGGTGCGCGATATAGCAGCTAAAAGTTCCGCATTTTTCAAACCTAGCTCTCGCCCATTTATCATACTGGCAGCAGCTACAGGTTTTGCGATCGCCGGACTTAATGGTTATAGATTTTGGCAGAGTCAAGCACAGTCTTCTAATGCCAGTGAAACTACCCAAGTCAGCCTCCCGCCAGTCACAACGGTGACAGCTTTGGGTAGACTAGAACCAAAAGGAACGATAATTAAAGTTTCTGCACCCTCATCTAGTCAAGGGAGTCGGGTAGAGACACTATTAGTTAAAGAAGGGGACAGGGTAAAAGCTGGACAGGTAATTGCAATTTTAGATAACCGCGATCGCCTACAAGCAGCATACCAAGAAGCCCAATCTGCCGTGAAATTTGCCCAGATAAACTTAGAAAAAGTCCAATTGGGGGCTAAAGCTGGCGAAATTGCCGCCCAAAGAGCAGAAATTTCCCGTTTACAAGCACAGACAGTAGGGAGTAACGGAGAACAACAGCAAACGGTTGCTAGGTTAGAAGCCCAATGGCAAGGTGAAACTACAGCCCAACAAGCCACCATTAAAAGATTAGCAGCAGAATTAAAAAACGCCGAAGTAGAATTTCAACGCTACCAGCAACTTTATACTGATGGGGCAATTTCCCAATCTGCATATGACAGTAAAAGGTTAAGTGTAGATACCATTACCCAGCAGTGGGATGAAGCCAAAGCCAACCTGCAAAGAATTGATAGCACCGGACGCAAGCAAATCAGCGAAGCCAAAACCGCCCTAGCTAGAATCAACGCCACTGGCGATCAGCAAGTGAATGCAGCAGCAGCCACCTTAGAAAAAATAGCTGAAGTGCGTCCCGTAGATATAGCCGCAGCTAAAGCCGAAGTTAATCGGGCGATCGCATCTGCCAAACAAGCCCAAGCAAATTTAGCCCAAACCTATGTTAAATCTCCCCAAGATGGTGTGATATTTGACATTCATACCCGTGCAGGTGAAGTAGTATCTAACGACGGCATCGTAGAAATTGGGCAAACTAACGAAATGTATGCAGTGGTGGAAGTTTACCAAAGCGATGTCAACAAAGTCTTACCCGGACAACAGGTGCAGATATCAAGTAATTCTCTCCAAGGACAATTACAAGGAACAGTAGATTGGATTGGCTGGAAAGTTAAACGACAAAACATTATTAACACTGACCCCAGTGAAAATATTGATTCCAGAGTCGTAGAAGTTCATGTACAACTAGATGAAACTTCCAGCGATAAAGCGGCTAAATTTACCAATTTGCAAATCAAGGCGGTGATTCAACTGTGA
- the purD gene encoding phosphoribosylamine--glycine ligase — protein MKVLVVGNGGREHALAWKLLRSPQVDQVVCVPGNGGTASMAGCQNIPLAVDDFAGISKYAIENGISLVVVGPEVPLAQGITDYLQDKGLKVFGPTRAGAKIEASKAWAKALMQEAGIPTAKAAVFTEAIAAKSYVQSQGAPIVVKADGLAAGKGVIVATTVEQATNAIETIFQGQFGSAGEFVVIEECLIGQEVSVLAVTDGITIRPLLPAQDHKRIGEGDTGENTGGMGAYAPAPIATAALMARVQTEVLERAIATLKSRGIDYRGVLYAGLMISPDGDFKVLEFNCRFGDPETQVILPLLATPLEELILACVEQRLSDLPPIAWHNGASATLVAASGGYPGDYEKGKVITGIKEAEAKGVTVFHAGTKLNQQQQPVTDGGRVLNVTATGEDFEQALSTAYNGLESIQFEGMYYRRDIGHRVLS, from the coding sequence GTGAAAGTTTTAGTTGTAGGGAATGGTGGGCGCGAACACGCTTTGGCTTGGAAATTATTGCGATCGCCACAAGTTGATCAGGTAGTATGTGTACCAGGTAATGGTGGTACGGCTAGTATGGCAGGTTGCCAAAACATACCTTTGGCAGTAGATGACTTTGCAGGTATAAGTAAATACGCCATAGAAAACGGGATTTCTCTGGTGGTAGTAGGGCCAGAAGTACCCCTAGCTCAAGGCATTACCGACTATTTACAAGATAAAGGACTGAAGGTATTTGGCCCAACTAGAGCCGGAGCTAAGATTGAAGCCAGTAAAGCTTGGGCTAAAGCCTTGATGCAAGAAGCGGGAATTCCTACTGCTAAGGCTGCGGTATTTACTGAGGCGATCGCAGCTAAATCTTATGTGCAGTCTCAGGGTGCGCCCATTGTTGTTAAAGCAGACGGTTTGGCGGCTGGGAAGGGTGTAATTGTTGCTACCACCGTAGAACAGGCAACCAACGCCATTGAGACGATATTTCAAGGGCAGTTTGGCAGCGCAGGGGAATTTGTAGTTATTGAAGAATGTTTAATTGGGCAAGAGGTTTCGGTGTTAGCTGTAACCGATGGCATCACAATTCGCCCCTTATTGCCAGCGCAAGACCACAAACGCATCGGGGAAGGAGATACAGGCGAAAACACAGGTGGAATGGGCGCGTATGCCCCAGCACCCATTGCTACGGCAGCATTAATGGCAAGGGTGCAAACCGAAGTTTTAGAAAGAGCGATCGCCACATTAAAATCTAGAGGCATTGATTATCGTGGTGTACTCTACGCCGGCTTGATGATTTCCCCCGATGGCGACTTTAAGGTTTTAGAATTTAACTGTCGCTTTGGCGATCCTGAAACCCAAGTTATTCTGCCACTGTTAGCCACACCCCTAGAAGAATTAATTTTAGCTTGTGTCGAGCAACGTTTAAGTGATTTACCCCCCATTGCTTGGCATAATGGCGCATCTGCAACCTTAGTGGCAGCTTCCGGTGGTTATCCGGGGGATTATGAAAAAGGCAAAGTCATTACCGGTATTAAGGAAGCTGAAGCTAAAGGAGTCACAGTATTTCATGCCGGCACAAAATTAAACCAGCAACAGCAACCTGTGACAGACGGCGGCCGAGTGTTAAACGTAACTGCTACCGGAGAGGACTTTGAGCAAGCCCTGTCCACCGCCTACAATGGCTTAGAATCTATTCAATTTGAAGGAATGTATTACCGTAGAGATATAGGTCATAGAGTGCTGAGTTAG
- a CDS encoding TetR/AcrR family transcriptional regulator: MRKKKIQTEDKVDAILAGAMQEFLIHGYAATSMDKVTAAAGVSKTTVYSYFQDKEGLFTALIEHLAQEKFLAVKDPEFLQGEPQLVLRRLANHILAQVHQEQELLNLVRLIIGESGRFPSLARVFVSNIDKPGLDLVSQYFTDHPELQLPDSQVAARIFMGTLIHFTIINSMLHGQDILPMECDRLIDNLVKLMTINLSNSTSINQYSGTRQKSPRRKRSASGKFEMDYGNEPKQLRSIRLTDTAWQKLAELAAKHNLSRTEAIEIFARQGFVENQEEENSGL, encoded by the coding sequence ATGCGAAAAAAGAAGATACAAACAGAAGACAAAGTAGACGCTATCCTTGCTGGTGCGATGCAAGAGTTTTTGATACACGGTTATGCTGCTACCTCAATGGATAAGGTGACAGCCGCCGCAGGTGTTTCTAAAACAACTGTTTACAGCTACTTTCAAGATAAAGAGGGATTGTTTACCGCTTTAATTGAGCACCTAGCACAAGAAAAATTTCTTGCAGTCAAAGATCCAGAATTTTTACAAGGAGAACCACAGCTAGTTTTGCGCCGCCTAGCAAACCATATTTTGGCTCAAGTCCATCAAGAACAAGAGTTATTGAACTTGGTGAGATTAATTATTGGGGAGTCTGGCCGGTTTCCCTCTCTAGCAAGGGTCTTTGTCAGCAATATAGACAAGCCTGGGTTGGATTTGGTAAGTCAGTATTTTACTGATCATCCAGAACTGCAATTACCTGACTCGCAAGTAGCAGCACGTATTTTTATGGGGACATTGATACATTTCACAATTATTAACAGTATGCTGCATGGTCAAGATATTCTACCAATGGAGTGCGATCGCCTCATTGACAACTTAGTCAAATTGATGACAATCAATCTCTCAAATAGTACGTCGATTAATCAGTATTCTGGGACTAGGCAGAAATCACCCAGGCGCAAACGCAGTGCTTCGGGTAAGTTTGAGATGGACTATGGTAATGAGCCTAAGCAATTGAGGTCTATTAGATTGACAGATACAGCTTGGCAAAAGTTAGCAGAACTAGCAGCTAAACATAATTTGTCTCGCACTGAAGCTATTGAAATATTTGCTCGTCAAGGCTTTGTGGAGAATCAGGAAGAAGAAAATTCAGGGTTATAG
- the devC gene encoding ABC transporter permease DevC has translation MMGLILELQRRTPLGWLQLSHHKSRLLVALAGIAFADVLIFMQLGFQNALYDSNTRLNRTFLADIILISPQSRNMQNLATFSRRRLLQAADVPGVKSAEALYIGLVTWKNPQTRQKTTVQAIGFNPEQVALNLPEVNNQLDKIKLPETFLFDRAARGEYAQVFQQIDAGKLVTTEVDKRTISIGGVFKLGASFGADGTLVSSDENFLRLFPRRQAGSISLGLINIQPGYDTQQVATALKAYLKSEDVKVLTRAEYIKFEEDYWKKESPIGFIFSLGVSMGFMVGVIIVYQVLSTDVNAHMKEYATFKAMGYPNSYLLGVIFEEAIILAALGFIPGFIVPLGLYQLAANATNLPIYMTAMRAIIVFFLTIIMCTLSGAIATRRLQAADPADMF, from the coding sequence GTGATGGGATTAATTCTAGAACTCCAACGGCGTACACCACTCGGATGGTTACAACTCAGCCATCACAAAAGTCGCTTACTTGTTGCATTAGCAGGTATTGCTTTTGCTGATGTCCTAATTTTTATGCAGCTTGGCTTTCAAAATGCCTTGTATGACAGCAACACCCGCCTTAATCGTACCTTCCTGGCAGACATTATATTAATCAGTCCCCAAAGCCGGAATATGCAGAATTTGGCGACCTTCTCCCGGCGACGACTTTTACAAGCTGCGGATGTACCGGGTGTAAAGTCAGCAGAAGCCCTGTATATCGGTTTAGTGACTTGGAAAAACCCCCAAACCCGCCAGAAAACTACAGTACAAGCAATTGGGTTTAATCCTGAGCAGGTAGCCCTGAATCTACCAGAAGTTAACAATCAGCTAGATAAAATTAAGCTACCAGAAACCTTTCTTTTTGACCGCGCCGCCAGAGGAGAATACGCACAAGTTTTTCAGCAAATTGATGCAGGTAAACTTGTCACCACAGAAGTAGATAAACGTACTATTAGCATTGGAGGAGTATTCAAGTTAGGAGCATCCTTCGGTGCGGATGGTACTTTAGTTTCCAGCGATGAAAACTTTTTGCGTTTATTCCCCAGAAGACAAGCAGGAAGTATTAGTTTAGGCTTGATTAATATTCAACCAGGATATGACACCCAGCAGGTAGCAACAGCTTTAAAAGCGTACTTAAAAAGTGAAGATGTCAAAGTATTAACTCGTGCAGAATATATCAAATTTGAAGAAGACTATTGGAAAAAAGAAAGCCCCATTGGTTTTATTTTTAGTTTAGGTGTATCAATGGGTTTCATGGTGGGTGTCATTATTGTCTATCAAGTCCTCTCAACAGATGTTAATGCCCACATGAAAGAATACGCCACCTTCAAAGCAATGGGCTATCCTAACTCTTATCTATTGGGTGTGATTTTTGAAGAGGCAATTATATTAGCAGCCTTAGGTTTTATCCCTGGATTTATTGTTCCTTTGGGACTTTATCAATTAGCTGCCAATGCGACAAATTTACCAATATATATGACCGCAATGAGAGCCATAATAGTTTTCTTTTTAACAATAATTATGTGTACTCTTTCAGGAGCAATCGCCACTCGGAGATTGCAAGCGGCTGACCCGGCGGATATGTTTTGA